Genomic segment of Truepera radiovictrix DSM 17093:
GGAGGTCGCGGCGCGGCTCGGGGCCTGGGCGCGCGCGGCGCACGCCTGGAGCGACCTGCAGGGGGCGGCGGTGGCCCGCTTCGGCGACAACATGCGCTTCGTGGCGGTCACCGAGGGCGACAAGGTGGCCGCCGAGCTGCGCTTCGGCGTCTCGGTCAGCGGCTACGGCGTGGGCGACCTCGCCGAACGGGTGGAGGCCGTTTCAGAACGCGAGGTCGACGCGCTCATCGACGTCTACGCCGCCGCCTACGACGTCGCCCCCGAGCTGCTCCCGGGCGGCGCGCGCCACGCTTCGCTGCGCGACGGGGCACGCCTCGAGCTCGGGTTGCGGGCTTTTTTAGAGGAGGGCCGCTTCAAAGGCTTTACCACCACCTTCGAGGACCTGCACGGCCTCAAGCAGCTCCCCGGTTTGGCGGTGCAGCGGCTCATGGCCGACGGCTACGGCTTCGGTGGGGAGGGCGACTGGAAGACGGCGCTGCTGCTGCGCGCGGCCAAGGTGATGGCGGGGGGGGAGCGGACGTCCTTTATGGAGGACTACACCTATCACCTGCACCCGGACGGGCACCTCGTGCTGGGCGCGCACATGCTCGAGGTCTGTCCGAGCATCGCCGCGGGGCGGCCGCGCTTAGAGGTCCACCCCCTAAGCATCGGCGGCAAGGCGGACCCCGTGCGGCTCGTGTTCGACGCGCCGCCCGGGCGGGCGGTCAACGCCTCGCTGGTGGACCTGGGGGGGCGGTTTCGGCTGATCGTAAGCGAGGTCGAGGCGGTCGCTCACCCCGAGCTGCCCAAGCTGCCCGTGGCGCGGGCCGTGTGGCGCCCCCTGCCCGACTTTAAAACGGCCGCTGCCGCCTGGATCT
This window contains:
- the araA gene encoding L-arabinose isomerase; amino-acid sequence: MSTLAHLQTPELWFVCGSQHLYGPGPLAEVARNAEEVARGLCAAAALPLPVRYKGVLTTPEEVTGLCAAASSDPSCAGLIVWMHTFSPAKMWIRGLATLSKPLCHLHTQHHRDLPWSALDMDLMNLHQAAHGDREAGALHARMRLRRKVVVGHWQDPEVAARLGAWARAAHAWSDLQGAAVARFGDNMRFVAVTEGDKVAAELRFGVSVSGYGVGDLAERVEAVSEREVDALIDVYAAAYDVAPELLPGGARHASLRDGARLELGLRAFLEEGRFKGFTTTFEDLHGLKQLPGLAVQRLMADGYGFGGEGDWKTALLLRAAKVMAGGERTSFMEDYTYHLHPDGHLVLGAHMLEVCPSIAAGRPRLEVHPLSIGGKADPVRLVFDAPPGRAVNASLVDLGGRFRLIVSEVEAVAHPELPKLPVARAVWRPLPDFKTAAAAWIYAGGAHHTAFSYAVTTEELEDFAEIAGVELVVIDRDTTLRALRRELRQNDLAYALAEGLRG